A window of the Isosphaera pallida ATCC 43644 genome harbors these coding sequences:
- the nhaA gene encoding Na+/H+ antiporter NhaA, whose translation MATRKDKTKPTTHNPLPVQPIDRWLAPVNRFMHIEATSGILLMLCAATALAIANSPYAKEFAAIWKMPIVVLFNEFTIADTFGHLIINDGLMTIFFFVIGLEVKRELVHGELRDPKKALLPIVAALGGMVGPALVYLAFQWGEPGQRGWAIPMATDIAFVVGLLALFGNRVPFSLKIFLLTLAIVDDLGAVLVIAFVLTEEIAFSWLLAAGFGFVLTYTLNLVGVRKVGVYVVVGIFIWLSFLKSGVHPTVAGVLLGLFTPAKALIGSPAFVEILQQTIAKAKREDLPPEQMLPSVERLSFAARETIAPVHRLETALHPWVAFFIMPIFALANAGVPLDPSAVREPVALAVSAGLVLGKPLGILAASALAVSLGWTRLPEGVTWRMIAGGACLAGIGFTMALFINTLAFPVSEFPEKEAAGKIGVLAGSLVSGLLGSALLAAVCSESRSQDTEAD comes from the coding sequence GTGGCCACGCGCAAAGACAAGACCAAGCCCACCACCCACAACCCTCTGCCGGTTCAACCAATCGACCGTTGGTTGGCTCCAGTCAACCGCTTCATGCATATTGAAGCAACCAGCGGCATTTTGCTAATGCTGTGCGCCGCCACGGCCCTGGCGATCGCCAACTCCCCTTATGCCAAAGAGTTCGCCGCGATCTGGAAGATGCCGATCGTGGTGTTGTTCAACGAGTTCACGATCGCGGACACCTTTGGACATCTCATCATTAATGATGGTCTAATGACGATCTTCTTTTTCGTCATTGGTCTGGAAGTGAAGCGCGAATTGGTTCACGGCGAACTGCGCGACCCCAAAAAGGCGTTGCTGCCGATTGTCGCGGCGTTGGGCGGCATGGTCGGTCCAGCACTCGTGTATTTGGCGTTCCAGTGGGGCGAGCCAGGCCAACGGGGCTGGGCGATTCCCATGGCCACCGACATCGCCTTCGTGGTGGGTCTGCTGGCGTTGTTTGGCAACCGCGTGCCGTTTAGTCTCAAAATTTTCCTTTTGACCCTGGCGATCGTGGACGACCTGGGCGCGGTCCTGGTCATCGCCTTTGTCCTGACCGAGGAGATCGCCTTTTCCTGGCTGTTGGCGGCGGGGTTCGGCTTCGTCTTGACGTATACTCTGAATCTGGTCGGCGTGCGCAAGGTGGGCGTTTATGTCGTGGTCGGGATCTTCATCTGGTTGAGCTTCTTGAAGTCGGGCGTCCACCCCACCGTGGCGGGGGTGCTTTTGGGTCTATTCACTCCGGCCAAGGCGCTGATCGGCAGCCCGGCCTTCGTGGAGATCCTCCAGCAAACCATCGCCAAGGCCAAGCGCGAGGATTTGCCACCCGAACAGATGTTGCCCAGCGTGGAACGCTTGAGTTTCGCGGCGCGGGAAACGATCGCGCCGGTGCATCGCCTGGAAACAGCGCTTCATCCTTGGGTGGCTTTCTTCATCATGCCGATCTTCGCGCTGGCCAACGCCGGGGTGCCTCTGGACCCCTCCGCGGTTCGGGAGCCGGTGGCCCTAGCGGTCTCAGCCGGGCTGGTGCTAGGCAAGCCGCTAGGAATCCTAGCAGCGTCCGCCCTCGCCGTGAGCCTGGGGTGGACCCGCTTGCCTGAGGGAGTCACCTGGCGAATGATCGCAGGAGGAGCCTGCTTGGCGGGAATCGGTTTCACGATGGCCCTGTTTATCAACACCCTGGCCTTCCCAGTCAGCGAATTTCCCGAGAAGGAAGCCGCTGGCAAGATCGGCGTGCTGGCCGGCTCCCTGGTCAGCGGACTGCTCGGCTCAGCGCTTCTGGCCGCGGTCTGTTCGGAAAGCCGCTCCCAGGACACCGAAGCTGACTGA
- a CDS encoding glycoside hydrolase family 15 protein: MPLRIEDYALIGDCQTAALVGKDGSIDWLCFPRFDSPACFAALLGTPDHGRWKIAPVEPIRRVTRRYRPDTLVLETTFETDSGEVTLVDCMPIRTGQPDLARLVTGVRGRVAMRCELVVRFDYGSITPWVRREPGGIQAVGGPDTIHVRTPIPLRGEGWTTVGDFEVVAGQSVPFVLNWHPSHLTPPPMIDAQHAIETAASWWQEWVAAYVDQGPWREAVVRSLITLKALTYAPTGGIVAAATTSLPEHLGGTRNWDYRYCWLRDATFTLGALMQSGFIEEARAWREWLLRAVAGCGSELRIMYGLAGERRLPEMELPWLPGYENSKPVRIGNQASKQFQLDVFGEVLSCLHLGRHLGLKGDTRNDWHIECELLHRLEKVWNLPDEGIWEVRGPQRHFTHSKVMAWVGFDRAVKDVEQFGLPGPVERWRSLRDQLRREILKRGFNPQLNSFTMDYDGRELDAALLMIPEVGFLPATDPRMVGTIAAIERELTDSNGLVHRYRTSSGVDGLPPGEGVFVLCSFWLADNYLMMGRVQEAQRVFQTLLDLRNDVGLLAEEYDPIAKRQLGNFPQAFSHLGLVNTARLLTQAATPDALPHHHV, encoded by the coding sequence ATGCCGCTCCGGATCGAAGACTACGCTTTGATCGGCGACTGCCAAACCGCGGCGTTGGTGGGCAAGGACGGCTCGATCGACTGGCTGTGCTTCCCGCGCTTCGATTCGCCGGCCTGTTTCGCAGCGCTGCTGGGCACCCCGGATCATGGTCGTTGGAAAATCGCCCCGGTCGAGCCAATCCGCCGTGTCACCCGCCGCTATCGCCCCGACACCCTCGTGTTGGAAACCACGTTCGAGACTGATTCGGGGGAAGTGACCCTAGTAGATTGCATGCCGATCCGCACCGGACAACCCGACCTGGCTCGCCTGGTGACTGGTGTGAGGGGCCGGGTTGCGATGCGTTGCGAACTGGTGGTGCGGTTCGACTACGGCTCGATCACCCCCTGGGTCAGACGCGAGCCCGGGGGAATCCAAGCGGTGGGCGGCCCCGACACAATCCACGTCCGTACCCCCATCCCTCTCAGAGGCGAGGGGTGGACAACCGTGGGCGACTTCGAGGTGGTCGCGGGTCAGTCGGTGCCATTCGTCCTCAACTGGCACCCCTCGCATCTGACCCCTCCCCCGATGATCGACGCCCAACACGCCATCGAAACGGCCGCCTCCTGGTGGCAGGAATGGGTCGCGGCCTACGTCGATCAAGGCCCGTGGCGCGAAGCGGTAGTGCGTTCGCTAATCACCCTCAAGGCCCTAACCTACGCTCCCACCGGCGGCATCGTGGCGGCCGCGACCACCTCGCTGCCAGAACACCTGGGAGGCACCCGCAACTGGGATTACCGCTATTGCTGGCTTCGTGACGCCACTTTCACCCTGGGCGCTTTGATGCAGTCCGGCTTCATCGAGGAAGCCCGCGCCTGGCGGGAATGGCTGCTCCGCGCGGTCGCCGGTTGCGGCTCAGAACTGCGGATCATGTACGGCCTGGCCGGGGAGCGACGCCTGCCCGAAATGGAACTCCCCTGGCTGCCCGGCTACGAAAATTCCAAACCCGTTCGCATCGGCAATCAAGCGTCGAAGCAATTCCAGCTCGACGTGTTTGGCGAAGTGCTCAGCTGTTTGCATCTTGGCCGCCACTTAGGACTCAAGGGCGACACGCGGAACGATTGGCATATCGAATGCGAATTACTTCATCGTCTTGAAAAGGTCTGGAATCTCCCCGACGAGGGGATTTGGGAGGTGCGTGGTCCGCAACGCCATTTTACCCACTCCAAGGTGATGGCCTGGGTCGGCTTCGATCGCGCTGTCAAGGATGTGGAACAGTTCGGCCTGCCAGGTCCGGTCGAACGCTGGCGAAGCCTGCGTGACCAACTCCGCCGCGAGATTCTCAAACGGGGTTTCAATCCCCAACTCAACAGTTTCACGATGGACTACGACGGTCGGGAATTGGACGCGGCACTGTTGATGATTCCCGAAGTCGGCTTCCTTCCGGCAACCGACCCACGGATGGTCGGCACCATCGCGGCCATTGAACGGGAGTTGACCGATTCGAACGGTTTGGTCCACCGCTACCGCACCTCCAGCGGGGTGGACGGTCTGCCGCCCGGCGAAGGGGTTTTCGTGCTTTGCTCCTTCTGGCTGGCGGATAATTATCTGATGATGGGCCGGGTCCAAGAAGCTCAACGGGTATTTCAAACCCTGCTCGACCTACGCAACGATGTGGGCCTGCTCGCCGAAGAATACGACCCGATCGCCAAGCGTCAGCTGGGCAACTTCCCCCAAGCCTTTTCCCACCTAGGACTCGTCAACACCGCCCGTCTCCTTACACAGGCCGCCACCCCGGACGCGCTGCCACACCACCACGTCTGA
- the ispG gene encoding flavodoxin-dependent (E)-4-hydroxy-3-methylbut-2-enyl-diphosphate synthase, whose translation MAYATTIQRRKTRVVEVGGHGVGGDNPIWVQSMTTTDTFNAAATIEQIHRLEEAGCELVRVTVPKKEDLEAVGYIKSQIKIPLIADIHYDYRMALGCLEAVTPDGKRAIDKVRINPGNIGGEERFKEVIRKAKDKGIPIRIGVNSGSLEKDLLEKYGYPCPEAMVESALRHIETAESLGFDDLIVSVKCSHVPTAVETYTQFSQASDYPTHVGITEAGSREYGSIKSAAGIGAILLKGIGDTIRCSLLGDPVPEIAVCFDILRATGRRVTRPEVVACPTCGRLDIDLERIVGEVEERMKGLTTPLQISILGCLVNGFGEAREADIGIAAGSGKGIIFKKGVPIRHVKESEMVEALWEEVQRFHEDTPALNAHHEEKRRRKSELPVLNSGS comes from the coding sequence ATGGCTTACGCGACAACGATTCAACGCAGGAAAACCCGAGTGGTCGAAGTCGGCGGCCACGGCGTCGGCGGCGACAACCCGATCTGGGTCCAGTCGATGACCACCACCGACACCTTCAACGCCGCGGCTACCATCGAGCAGATCCACCGTTTGGAGGAGGCCGGTTGCGAATTGGTGCGGGTCACCGTGCCCAAGAAAGAGGACTTGGAGGCGGTCGGCTACATCAAGTCGCAAATCAAGATTCCCCTGATCGCTGACATCCATTACGACTATCGCATGGCCCTCGGCTGCCTGGAGGCGGTGACGCCCGACGGCAAGCGAGCCATCGATAAGGTGCGGATCAACCCCGGCAACATTGGCGGCGAAGAACGATTCAAGGAGGTCATCCGCAAGGCCAAGGACAAGGGAATCCCCATCCGCATTGGGGTTAACTCCGGCAGTCTCGAAAAAGATCTATTAGAGAAGTACGGCTACCCCTGTCCCGAGGCGATGGTCGAAAGCGCCTTACGGCACATCGAGACCGCTGAATCGCTGGGCTTCGATGACTTGATCGTCTCGGTGAAGTGCAGCCATGTCCCCACGGCGGTGGAGACCTACACCCAGTTCTCCCAGGCCAGCGACTACCCCACCCACGTTGGCATCACCGAGGCTGGCTCGCGCGAATACGGTTCGATCAAGAGCGCTGCGGGCATCGGCGCGATCCTGCTTAAGGGGATCGGCGACACGATCCGGTGCAGCCTTTTGGGCGATCCGGTGCCTGAAATCGCCGTCTGCTTCGACATTCTGCGGGCCACTGGCCGGCGGGTCACCCGTCCCGAGGTGGTCGCCTGCCCCACCTGCGGACGTCTGGACATCGATCTCGAGCGGATTGTCGGCGAGGTCGAGGAGCGGATGAAAGGTCTGACCACCCCTCTACAGATCAGCATTTTGGGCTGTCTTGTCAACGGTTTCGGCGAAGCGCGCGAGGCCGACATCGGCATCGCCGCCGGCTCGGGCAAGGGGATCATCTTCAAGAAAGGTGTGCCGATCCGTCACGTCAAAGAGTCCGAGATGGTCGAAGCCCTCTGGGAGGAGGTTCAGAGGTTCCACGAGGATACCCCCGCCCTCAACGCCCACCACGAAGAGAAACGGCGACGCAAATCCGAGTTGCCCGTGCTGAACTCCGGGTCTTGA
- a CDS encoding MFS transporter — translation MAAPASSVASSSPDDSPAPNIGLGLRIRLSLMMILQYYVWGIWLPMLAQHLGPNGLNLSGSEIGWIFSVYGLGAIAGPFLFGQIADRYLATEKVLFGCHLVGGLMLIAASEFTTFWPIFLLMLIYCCLYMPTMGLTNSLTFRALGEGNQNLFPGIRLWGTLGWIAAGLTFTMYLDYNELGFFRTIFELIGLTGAFESILGWWRETIVPALQSFHALPFVGEPNFRDCLRVAGLVSVVYGLYCLTLPHTPPIPAKETDPIDKRNAVLETLTLMRDRSFAVLVIVAGLIGIMLAFYFACENLFLENAWKRAEIARLQAEARAETPPDNDFLAFLDLAEKVEATGSADSVELENYTNLINNKIAERPLSDREKEALKRIKKIEPQIGAYMTIGQIAELVLMTLVPISIRQLGYKTTMIIGASAWAIRFGLSIVGQPFALMVGTIGLHGFAFGFFFVPAQMYVDKAASEDIKASAQSFLLFIIYGLGTVLGSVLAGWSIDAFGKDWSAIWTGPFVLTCLCIVAFLLLFQPKAIVAPKTTLPNSDIA, via the coding sequence ATGGCCGCCCCCGCTTCCTCGGTCGCCTCCTCCTCGCCGGACGATTCCCCCGCGCCCAACATCGGCCTGGGTTTGCGGATTCGTCTCTCCCTCATGATGATCCTTCAATATTACGTTTGGGGGATCTGGCTGCCGATGCTGGCCCAGCACCTGGGACCCAACGGCCTCAATCTCAGCGGCTCCGAAATCGGCTGGATCTTCTCAGTGTACGGCCTGGGAGCAATCGCCGGGCCGTTCCTGTTCGGTCAAATCGCCGACCGCTACCTCGCCACCGAAAAGGTTCTCTTCGGCTGTCACCTGGTCGGCGGGTTGATGCTCATCGCGGCGTCCGAGTTCACCACCTTTTGGCCCATTTTTCTGTTGATGCTAATCTATTGTTGCTTGTATATGCCGACGATGGGTCTGACCAACTCCTTGACTTTCCGCGCCTTGGGCGAAGGCAACCAGAATCTCTTCCCCGGCATTCGGCTTTGGGGCACACTAGGCTGGATTGCCGCCGGTCTGACCTTCACGATGTATCTCGACTACAACGAACTGGGCTTCTTTCGCACCATCTTCGAGCTGATCGGCCTGACCGGAGCGTTCGAGAGTATCCTGGGTTGGTGGCGCGAGACGATCGTGCCCGCGCTGCAGTCGTTCCACGCGCTGCCCTTTGTGGGCGAACCCAACTTTCGCGACTGTCTGAGGGTCGCCGGGTTGGTCTCGGTGGTCTATGGTCTATACTGCCTGACCCTCCCCCACACCCCGCCGATTCCGGCCAAGGAAACCGATCCGATCGACAAGCGCAACGCTGTCCTGGAAACCCTCACCCTGATGCGCGACCGCTCGTTCGCCGTGCTGGTGATTGTCGCGGGTCTCATCGGTATCATGTTGGCGTTCTATTTTGCGTGTGAAAACCTCTTCCTGGAAAACGCCTGGAAACGGGCCGAGATCGCTCGCCTTCAGGCCGAAGCCCGCGCCGAAACGCCGCCCGACAACGATTTCCTGGCTTTTCTCGACCTGGCCGAGAAAGTCGAAGCCACCGGCTCGGCCGACAGCGTGGAACTTGAGAACTACACCAACCTCATCAACAACAAGATCGCCGAGCGACCCTTAAGCGACCGCGAAAAAGAGGCGCTCAAGCGGATCAAGAAGATCGAGCCGCAAATTGGAGCCTACATGACAATCGGTCAGATCGCTGAACTCGTGCTGATGACGCTGGTGCCGATTTCGATCAGACAATTGGGCTACAAAACCACCATGATCATCGGGGCCTCAGCCTGGGCGATCCGGTTCGGCCTGTCGATCGTGGGCCAGCCGTTCGCGTTGATGGTCGGGACGATCGGCCTGCACGGCTTCGCGTTTGGCTTCTTCTTCGTGCCGGCTCAGATGTACGTGGACAAGGCGGCCAGCGAAGACATCAAGGCGTCGGCCCAAAGCTTCCTGCTGTTCATCATCTATGGTCTAGGCACTGTGCTGGGCAGCGTGCTGGCTGGTTGGTCGATCGATGCGTTCGGCAAAGACTGGTCGGCAATCTGGACCGGGCCGTTCGTCCTGACCTGCCTGTGCATCGTCGCCTTCTTGCTGCTGTTCCAGCCCAAGGCGATCGTCGCGCCCAAGACGACCCTCCCTAATTCCGACATCGCCTAA
- a CDS encoding OPT family oligopeptide transporter: MSEHSSFSPAPFRPYVPPEQELAELTVPAVVVGAVMGIVFGASSLYLVLKVGMTVSASIPVAVLSITLFRGISRRFKVRQATILENNIVQTTGSAGESIAFGVGVTMPALLILGFDLEAVRVMMVACLGGLLGILMMIPLRRAFIVQQHGRLPYPEGTACAQVLIVGEKGGTSARTVFFGFGLAFAYQTLMQALALWREEVSARVTSIQGYDKANLSCGVEPALLGVGYIIGPRIASITVSGGLLAALVLTPMIAYFGSLNTTPLPPAVQPIPALEPSDIAGTYVRYIGAGAVAMGGFISMIRVLPLIVSSVAGGLRDLRRSDKVDSNEVETQEIGRDARPRTERDLPMTVVFLGALGLVAAIAASDLIPTAWPGRIVGGGLIVLLGFLFVTVSSRLTGEIGSSSNPISGMTIATLLVTCLVFSLLGWIGDEYRLAALCIAGIVCIASSNGGTTSQDLKTGHLVGATPWTQQVAIAVGSLTSALVIGFTLLMLNQVNTVVSAKAEYLPTSAAVLPAPTELEQTYLHNGRTYKLWVVTTPREGVEPGRYLIDPETGVVAYRVDPAFSKRITTRDDGSKVEKFTPPQASLFATIIDGIMKGELAWGLVVIGAMIAVIAQLCGVSALPFAVGVYLPLATTMPIFVGGMTRAWVERRRAQMEKAAKSPEESDSDTSPGVLMSSGLIAGGAIAGILIAFLSAVPSPSWFSRLTGLPEANLAEATLRSALSMDRHLPAFWTESHLPALLMFLMLVTTLVLVATGKLLRK, encoded by the coding sequence ATGTCCGAACATTCGTCGTTTTCGCCGGCTCCGTTTCGTCCTTACGTTCCACCGGAGCAGGAATTGGCCGAGTTGACTGTGCCGGCGGTGGTGGTCGGGGCGGTCATGGGGATCGTGTTCGGGGCGAGTTCGTTGTATCTGGTCTTGAAGGTGGGAATGACGGTCTCGGCCTCGATTCCGGTGGCGGTGCTGTCGATCACTTTGTTTCGGGGGATCTCCCGGCGCTTCAAGGTGCGTCAGGCGACCATTCTGGAGAACAACATCGTCCAGACCACCGGCTCGGCGGGCGAGTCGATCGCCTTTGGCGTAGGGGTGACGATGCCAGCATTGCTGATCCTGGGCTTCGACCTGGAGGCGGTGCGGGTTATGATGGTCGCCTGTTTGGGCGGCCTGTTGGGCATTCTCATGATGATCCCGCTGCGGAGGGCCTTCATCGTCCAGCAGCACGGACGGTTGCCCTACCCCGAGGGAACCGCTTGCGCCCAGGTGCTGATCGTGGGTGAAAAGGGGGGGACGTCGGCCCGCACCGTGTTCTTCGGCTTTGGACTGGCCTTCGCCTATCAGACGCTGATGCAGGCGTTGGCGTTGTGGAGGGAGGAGGTCTCCGCGCGAGTCACATCGATTCAAGGATATGACAAGGCGAACCTCTCTTGCGGGGTGGAGCCAGCGCTCCTTGGGGTCGGCTACATCATCGGCCCCCGGATCGCCTCGATCACGGTCTCCGGCGGCTTGCTGGCCGCGCTGGTCCTCACGCCGATGATCGCCTACTTCGGTTCGCTCAACACGACCCCCCTGCCCCCGGCGGTCCAGCCGATCCCAGCGCTCGAACCCAGCGACATCGCCGGCACCTATGTTCGTTACATCGGTGCAGGCGCAGTGGCGATGGGGGGATTCATCAGCATGATTCGGGTTCTGCCCTTGATCGTCTCCTCAGTCGCTGGCGGGCTGCGCGATTTGAGACGCTCCGACAAGGTTGACTCGAATGAGGTCGAGACCCAGGAAATTGGGCGCGACGCCCGGCCCCGCACCGAGCGCGACTTGCCCATGACCGTGGTGTTCCTGGGCGCGTTGGGATTGGTCGCGGCCATCGCTGCCTCCGACCTGATCCCCACCGCTTGGCCCGGCCGGATCGTCGGGGGCGGCCTGATCGTCCTCCTAGGATTCTTATTTGTAACGGTTTCCTCCCGCTTAACCGGCGAAATTGGTTCCTCCAGCAACCCGATCTCGGGTATGACGATCGCTACCTTGTTGGTCACCTGTCTGGTATTCTCATTGCTGGGCTGGATTGGCGACGAGTACCGCCTGGCGGCGCTTTGCATCGCTGGGATTGTCTGCATCGCCTCCTCCAACGGCGGCACGACGTCGCAAGACCTCAAAACCGGCCACCTCGTCGGCGCGACCCCCTGGACCCAACAGGTGGCCATCGCGGTTGGCTCGTTGACCTCGGCGCTGGTGATCGGGTTTACCTTGCTGATGCTCAACCAGGTCAACACCGTGGTTTCGGCCAAGGCGGAATATCTCCCCACCTCCGCGGCAGTCCTCCCAGCTCCGACCGAGCTTGAACAGACCTATCTCCATAATGGACGCACCTACAAACTTTGGGTGGTGACTACCCCACGCGAGGGAGTGGAGCCGGGCCGTTACTTGATCGATCCCGAAACCGGTGTGGTGGCCTATCGGGTTGATCCGGCCTTCTCCAAGCGAATCACCACGCGGGACGACGGCTCAAAGGTCGAGAAGTTTACACCTCCGCAAGCGTCACTATTTGCCACAATCATCGACGGCATCATGAAGGGCGAACTGGCGTGGGGTTTGGTGGTCATCGGGGCGATGATCGCGGTCATTGCGCAGCTGTGCGGAGTCTCGGCCCTGCCGTTCGCCGTGGGGGTCTATCTGCCTCTGGCCACCACCATGCCGATCTTCGTGGGCGGCATGACGCGAGCCTGGGTCGAACGTCGTCGCGCCCAGATGGAGAAGGCCGCCAAGTCGCCCGAGGAGAGCGATTCCGATACGAGTCCAGGCGTGCTAATGTCGTCCGGCCTGATCGCTGGCGGCGCGATTGCGGGCATTTTGATCGCCTTCCTGTCGGCGGTCCCCTCGCCGTCCTGGTTCTCGCGTTTGACCGGCTTGCCAGAAGCGAACCTCGCCGAAGCGACCCTGCGTTCAGCTCTCAGCATGGACCGCCACCTGCCCGCCTTCTGGACCGAGAGCCACCTGCCCGCGCTGTTGATGTTCCTCATGCTGGTGACCACCCTCGTTCTCGTTGCCACCGGAAAACTACTCCGGAAATGA
- a CDS encoding PhoPQ-activated pathogenicity-related family protein has protein sequence MSRIVQLFNNRRSPFVILIVVAAWRVMVGSADAFGQAADEPGDPATYLSALETYIAQPDPSSKGELLKTTKSPKATIHLVKLTSQTWRNADEVDRPLWEHWVTIVQPTGTQVDTGFLMVTGGSNKGGPPDKPDGRILAIAEATRSVVVELKMVPNQPLVFFNDGVERYEDDLIGYCWNKFIETGDPLWLPRLPMVKSVIKTMDCAQELLASEAGGGFKLTKFVVGGASKRGWTTWMSGASRDPRIVALVPIVIDVVNVDATMRNHVEVYGFWSEAVNDYVVHKIMARWDHPRLKNLYQAVDPYYHLDKLTMPKYVLNGAGDQFFTPDSANFYFKDLKDPKLLRYVPNADHSLRDSDALDGVIAFHWAIVMGKTLPALSWDFTEDGSIVATSDVKPSSATLWKATNSKARDFRLETIGKAWESSPVEANDQGQYVAQVEPPSAGWTAFFIEFRYDLGGPAPLIVSTAVRVTPDKKPYAGIIPNTAPAEAQLKAGK, from the coding sequence GTGAGTCGAATTGTCCAGCTTTTCAACAACCGCCGATCCCCCTTCGTCATCTTGATCGTGGTGGCGGCTTGGCGCGTCATGGTCGGTTCCGCCGACGCCTTCGGCCAAGCCGCCGACGAGCCGGGCGACCCCGCCACTTACCTCTCGGCGCTGGAAACCTACATCGCACAACCCGACCCATCCTCCAAGGGAGAATTGCTGAAAACCACCAAATCCCCCAAGGCGACGATTCATCTCGTCAAACTCACCTCGCAAACCTGGCGCAACGCCGACGAGGTAGACCGACCGTTGTGGGAACACTGGGTCACTATCGTTCAGCCTACTGGCACGCAGGTCGACACCGGCTTCCTCATGGTCACCGGCGGCTCCAACAAAGGGGGACCGCCTGACAAGCCCGATGGCCGCATCCTGGCGATCGCCGAGGCAACCCGTAGTGTGGTCGTCGAGCTCAAGATGGTCCCCAACCAACCCCTTGTCTTCTTCAACGACGGCGTAGAACGCTACGAGGACGACCTCATCGGCTATTGCTGGAACAAATTCATCGAAACCGGCGACCCGCTTTGGTTGCCACGGCTGCCGATGGTCAAGAGTGTGATCAAAACAATGGACTGCGCCCAGGAATTGCTCGCCTCCGAAGCCGGCGGCGGTTTCAAACTCACCAAGTTCGTCGTCGGCGGAGCCTCCAAACGAGGCTGGACCACCTGGATGAGCGGCGCGTCCCGCGACCCCCGCATCGTCGCCCTTGTACCCATCGTCATCGACGTGGTGAACGTGGACGCCACCATGCGCAATCACGTTGAGGTTTACGGCTTCTGGTCTGAAGCAGTGAACGATTATGTTGTTCATAAGATTATGGCACGTTGGGACCATCCTCGTCTGAAGAATCTTTATCAAGCGGTCGATCCTTACTATCACCTCGATAAACTGACTATGCCTAAATATGTGTTGAACGGCGCGGGCGATCAATTCTTCACACCCGACTCGGCCAACTTCTATTTCAAGGATCTCAAAGATCCCAAGCTGCTGCGTTACGTCCCCAACGCCGACCACTCGTTGCGCGATTCGGACGCCCTGGACGGGGTCATCGCCTTCCATTGGGCGATTGTCATGGGCAAAACCCTACCGGCGCTCTCCTGGGACTTCACTGAAGACGGCTCGATTGTGGCAACCTCTGATGTCAAGCCGAGTTCGGCGACGCTTTGGAAGGCGACCAACTCCAAGGCGCGCGACTTCCGCCTAGAGACCATCGGCAAGGCGTGGGAATCCTCGCCGGTTGAGGCCAACGACCAGGGCCAATACGTCGCTCAAGTGGAACCACCCAGCGCGGGCTGGACTGCCTTCTTTATCGAGTTCCGCTACGACCTGGGCGGTCCCGCTCCCCTGATCGTTTCGACCGCGGTTCGGGTCACGCCCGACAAGAAACCATACGCTGGGATCATCCCCAACACCGCTCCCGCCGAAGCCCAACTCAAAGCGGGCAAGTAA